One Lycium barbarum isolate Lr01 chromosome 5, ASM1917538v2, whole genome shotgun sequence genomic window carries:
- the LOC132642763 gene encoding meiotic recombination protein DMC1 homolog: CFDFRHEEHLQLLEREEIENEEHLLEAINDKLISHGINVGDVKKLQDAGIYTCNGLMMHCDKKLTRIKGLSEAKVDNICEAAEKIVNFGYITGIDVLLERKQVVFITTGSQALDELLEGGIEISAIAEAFGEFRSGKIQLADTLYVSTQLPTSMKGGNGKVVYIDTEGTFRSDRVVLIAERFGMDAGAVLDNIIYARACSYEYQHNLLLGLTAKMAEEPFRLLIVDSVIALFQVDFTGRGGLADRPQKLAQMLSRLIKIAEEFNVAVYMTNQVIADPGSGVFISDPKKPAGGHVLAHTPTIRLMFRKGDGEQRVCKVYDAPNLPT, from the exons TGTTTTGATTTCAGACATGAAGAACACTTACAGCTCCTTGAACGAGAAGAGATCGAAAATGAAGAACACTTATTAGAAGCTATTAATGATAAAC TGATATCTCATGGAATCAATGTTGGGGATGTAAAGAAGCTACAAGACGCGGGTATCTACACCTGCAATGGCTTGATGATGCACTGTGATAag AAATTGACTCGGATCAAAGGGTTATCTGAGGCAAAAGTTGATAACATCTGTGAAGCAGCTGAGAAGATAGTG AACTTCGGCTATATTACTGGGATTGATGTTCTCCTCGAA AGGAAGCAAGTAGTTTTTATCACAACTGGAAGCCAGGCACTGGATGAGCTCTTAGAAG GAGGGATAGAAATTTCAGCAATCGCTGAAGCTTTTGGTGAATTCAG ATCTGGAAAGATACAACTTGCTGATACTCTATATGTCTCTACTCAG CTTCCTACTAGTATGAAGGGTGGGAATGGAAAGGTGGTTTACATTGACACTGAGGGAACATT TCGGTCAGATCGTGTTGTGCTCATTGCTGAAAGATTTGGAATGGACGCGGGAGCAGTTCTTGACAAC ATCATTTATGCTCGTGCATGCTCATATGAGTATCAACACAACCTGCTTCTTGGTCTGACAGCAAAAATGGCTGAAGAGCCTTTCAGACTTCTG ATTGTTGACTCTGTGATCGCTTTATTTCAAGTCGATTTCACTGGAAGAGGAGGGCTTGCAGATCGACCG CAAAAGTTGGCTCAGATGCTGTCCCGACTGATAAAGATAGCTGAGGAATTTAATGTCGCTGTTTACATGACCAATCAAG TTATAGCTGATCCAGGCAGTGGTGTGTTCATATCAGATCCAAAGAAACCAGCAGGAGGTCATGTCCTTGCTCACACACCTACCATACGACTAATGTTCAGGAAGGGCGATGGAGAGCAACGAGTCTGCAAGGTGTACGATGCACCAAATCTTCCAACATAG
- the LOC132642764 gene encoding uncharacterized protein LOC132642764, whose product MGNLIACGTSPRVMSSRATRVIFQTGEIRKFNEPIKAAELMLESPNSFLVNSSSLIVGRRFFALSADEELEFGNIYIMFPMKRVNSMITAKDIVSVGKPAPESEKMVDNSTENDVVGLLGFPVGQEFRYRVKVSCKSRKPLLETIMEEQVCSR is encoded by the coding sequence atgggGAATTTAATTGCATGCGGTACTTCACCAAGGGTAATGAGTTCAAGAGCAACAAGGGTTATTTTTCAAACCGGAGAAATTCGAAAGTTTAATGAGCCAATAAAAGCAGCAGAGCTTATGTTAGAATCTCCCAACTCCTTTTTAGTGAACTCCAGCTCGTTGATCGTCGGCCGGAGATTTTTTGCTCTATCAGCCGACGAAGAGCTGGAGTTTGGAAATATTTACATAATGTTTCCTATGAAGAGAGTGAATTCTATGATCACTGCAAAAGATATTGTTTCCGTTGGAAAACCGGCACCGGAAAGTGAAAAAATGGTCGATAACTCGACAGAGAATGACGTGGTTGGACTGTTAGGGTTTCCGGTGGGACAAGAGTTTAGGTATAGGGTGAAGGTGTCATGCAAATCGAGGAAGCCTTTGTTGGAAACAATTATGGAAGAACAAGTTTGTTCAAGGTAG